A window from Setaria italica strain Yugu1 chromosome VIII, Setaria_italica_v2.0, whole genome shotgun sequence encodes these proteins:
- the LOC101782256 gene encoding protein TAPETUM DETERMINANT 1, producing the protein MACATKATIILFLAFVICCQADTDRPGACKLSDLHISVVKTGKEVQGQPEYQVTIDNQCSCAQAIVTVHCDGLPSVEPVDEGKIRTEDGGVCLVNDGLPIAKGSPVVFTFAGKTAPDFAPTMAVPHC; encoded by the coding sequence ATGGCTTGCGCGACAAAGGCCAccatcatcctcttccttgCGTTCGTCATCTGCTGCCAAGCAGATACGGACCGCCCTGGCGCCTGTAAGCTGTCGGATCTCCACATCTCGGTGGTGAAAACAGGGAAGGAAGTGCAGGGGCAGCCGGAGTACCAGGTGACCATCGACAACCAGTGCTCGTGTGCGCAGGCGATTGTCACGGTGCACTGCGACGGCCTGCCCAGTGTCGAGCCTGTCGACGAGGGGAAGATCCGCACAGAGGATGGCGGGGTTTGCCTCGTCAACGACGGCTTGCCGATCGCTAAAGGATCGCCCGTGGTGTTCACCTTCGCGGGGAAGACGGCGCCCGATTTCGCGCCCACCATGGCCGTGCCGCATTGCTGA
- the LOC101782662 gene encoding uncharacterized protein LOC101782662, which translates to MAANAGVLLVLAAVIFCHARTGNAQQIGGTCHLSDIKVTQEKTGNLVQGQPEYRVTFENLCECPQDYVDVHCNRLPSLEPIDSRQIKVMDELCMLATTLFKGSKISFTYAWKTPQDFTVVSATSRCGEGTGRRA; encoded by the coding sequence ATGGCTGCCAATGCCGGTGTCCTCCTTGTCCTCGCCGCCGTAATCTTCTGCCATGCTCGCACGGGCAACGCGCAGCAGATAGGTGGCACCTGTCACCTATCTGACATCAAGGTCACGCAGGAGAAGACGGGGAATCTCGTGCAGGGGCAACCGGAGTACCGGGTGACCTTCGAGAACCTGTGCGAGTGCCCGCAGGATTACGTCGACGTCCACTGCAACCGCCTGCCCAGCCTCGAGCCCATCGACAGCAGGCAGATCAAGGTGATGGATGAGCTCTGCATGCTCGCCACGACCCTGTTCAAGGGCTCGAAGATCTCCTTCACCTACGCCTGGAAGACGCCGCAGGACTTCACCGTCGTCAGCGCCACTTCGCGGTGTGGCGAGGGGACGGGTCGTAGAGCCTAG